A section of the Alkalicoccobacillus plakortidis genome encodes:
- a CDS encoding thioredoxin family protein, translating into MEDLNQWFEKGLSRYAYIHSMQVKQENLLKIYNSFHLDPFEKESLQSLQPKKYRALIITADWCGDAMVNLPIFMRIADEALIETRYFIRDDHLELMDQYLTNGTARSIPIIVVIDQDGNEVMKWGPRAPELEELVAERKAKLPEKESLDFEAAFKQFANEMGETYTQDQTSLGLD; encoded by the coding sequence TTGGAAGATTTAAATCAATGGTTTGAAAAAGGCTTAAGTCGTTATGCATATATCCATTCAATGCAAGTGAAACAAGAGAATTTATTAAAGATATATAATTCTTTTCATTTAGATCCTTTTGAGAAAGAATCACTGCAATCACTTCAGCCTAAAAAGTATAGAGCGCTAATCATTACAGCTGATTGGTGTGGAGATGCAATGGTGAACCTGCCTATTTTTATGCGAATTGCAGATGAAGCATTAATTGAAACACGCTATTTCATACGAGATGATCATCTAGAATTGATGGATCAATACTTAACAAATGGAACAGCTCGCTCGATTCCGATTATTGTAGTCATTGATCAAGATGGCAATGAAGTAATGAAATGGGGTCCAAGAGCACCTGAACTTGAAGAACTAGTAGCAGAGCGAAAAGCAAAGCTACCAGAAAAAGAATCACTAGATTTCGAGGCAGCTTTTAAACAGTTTGCTAATGAAATGGGTGAAACGTATACGCAGGACCAAACGAGCTTGGGATTGGATTAA